One Candidatus Omnitrophota bacterium DNA segment encodes these proteins:
- a CDS encoding GyrI-like domain-containing protein, which produces MAEIQAVRKEAIRVASVRHIGPYAKSKPAWDKLMSWAGPKGLLSENSTYLGIAYDDPDKVPADKIRYDACVSVGPEVQGEGDITIKEIPAGDYAVVIHEGPYEDLLYTYEELFEEWLPDSGRTWNKGPCIEVYLNNPEITAPEALRTEVWMPLK; this is translated from the coding sequence ATGGCTGAGATTCAAGCGGTACGAAAGGAAGCGATTCGAGTGGCGAGTGTTCGCCACATTGGCCCTTATGCGAAGAGCAAACCCGCCTGGGACAAGTTGATGAGTTGGGCCGGGCCCAAGGGCCTTCTTTCTGAGAACTCCACCTATTTGGGCATTGCCTACGACGACCCTGACAAGGTGCCTGCCGACAAAATTCGTTACGATGCCTGCGTGAGCGTGGGACCGGAGGTCCAGGGTGAGGGAGACATCACCATCAAAGAAATACCGGCCGGGGACTATGCCGTCGTAATCCACGAAGGCCCTTATGAAGACCTGCTTTACACCTACGAGGAACTGTTCGAAGAGTGGTTACCGGATTCCGGCCGGACCTGGAACAAAGGCCCCTGCATCGAGGTCTATTTAAACAATCCAGAGATTACGGCACCTGAAGCACTCCGGACCGAAGTGTGGATGCCTTTGAAGTAA
- a CDS encoding HAMP domain-containing protein produces the protein MANSAALFEISRRALLADVDDKLRISAVELSNIINAYEKVTLSERATMPVTVTRNRISIGPPVVKSEARKIIDSLWKSQSELLDYKDDFIRVMDAQGQVVMQSGQFPDELQTQFDQYFAASGEETAFKTTMTGEAHLRIVRYPFVSSFKVPYVIEIGTSLRRIDGMLRKFVVASGISILGILLLTSFVGGIFVSRILKPVRRIIESANRISAKDLHVRIPEVGADEEICYLIESLNRMIERLETSFSHINQFSSHVAHELKTPLAIIRGEMEVAAEQAKSPEDFQTVVQNCLEEIQNINRIITDILLLARVDYRPDVLQLERINLCEFLGEIFEHSQVLAEAKEMRVELECASQNVFVQADKVHLRRLVFNLVNNAIKYSPRTSRIILRLEKEGKEAVVSVQDFGMGISEKNVLKIFDQFYRVPQESEEIEPGTGLGLSIAQAIARAHRGRLCVNSQLGAGSTFILHLPLA, from the coding sequence ATGGCCAACAGTGCGGCTTTGTTCGAAATCTCCCGCCGGGCCCTTCTCGCCGATGTGGACGACAAGCTCAGAATTTCCGCGGTGGAGCTATCCAATATCATTAATGCCTATGAGAAAGTAACCTTGTCGGAACGGGCAACAATGCCGGTGACCGTAACAAGAAACCGTATTAGTATCGGCCCACCGGTAGTGAAAAGCGAGGCAAGGAAGATTATCGACAGTCTCTGGAAATCTCAGTCCGAACTCCTTGATTACAAGGATGACTTCATCCGGGTTATGGATGCGCAGGGACAAGTGGTCATGCAATCAGGCCAGTTTCCTGACGAGCTTCAAACACAGTTTGACCAGTATTTTGCGGCCTCTGGCGAGGAGACCGCTTTTAAAACGACTATGACTGGAGAGGCCCACTTACGGATTGTGCGCTATCCCTTTGTCTCATCCTTTAAGGTTCCCTATGTGATTGAGATCGGGACATCTCTGCGCCGTATTGACGGTATGCTGCGCAAATTTGTTGTTGCGAGCGGCATAAGCATTCTCGGTATTCTGTTGCTGACCAGCTTTGTGGGAGGGATTTTTGTATCAAGAATATTGAAACCCGTGCGCCGGATTATTGAATCCGCCAACCGAATTAGTGCCAAGGATTTGCATGTGCGTATTCCGGAGGTGGGGGCTGATGAAGAGATATGTTATCTAATCGAATCCCTGAACAGAATGATTGAGCGCTTAGAAACATCGTTCTCGCATATTAATCAGTTTAGTTCTCATGTAGCCCATGAGCTGAAGACGCCGCTGGCGATAATTCGGGGTGAGATGGAAGTGGCGGCAGAACAGGCTAAATCCCCCGAGGACTTTCAAACTGTTGTTCAAAACTGTTTGGAAGAGATACAAAATATTAACCGGATTATTACGGATATTTTATTGTTGGCTCGGGTGGATTACCGGCCTGATGTGTTGCAGCTCGAAAGGATAAACCTCTGTGAATTCTTAGGCGAAATATTTGAGCATAGTCAGGTGTTGGCTGAAGCAAAGGAGATGCGCGTTGAGCTGGAATGTGCTTCTCAGAATGTTTTTGTTCAGGCGGATAAGGTTCATTTGCGACGGTTGGTATTCAACCTGGTTAACAACGCGATTAAGTATTCCCCACGGACCAGCCGGATCATCCTCCGGTTGGAGAAGGAAGGCAAGGAAGCCGTTGTTTCCGTGCAGGACTTTGGAATGGGAATATCCGAAAAAAATGTGCTCAAGATTTTTGACCAATTCTACCGGGTTCCTCAGGAAAGCGAAGAGATCGAACCCGGAACAGGCTTGGGACTGAGTATTGCTCAAGCCATTGCAAGAGCCCACCGGGGAAGACTTTGCGTAAACAGCCAGCTCGGTGCAGGTTCGACCTTCATACTTCATTTGCCGCTCGCCTAG
- a CDS encoding glycine zipper 2TM domain-containing protein produces the protein MIRSVSRISAVLILVVASVSLAGCQTSGAYGRRAPESAVFGSLFGAGVGAIAGHQSDSTAEGALLGAAIGGAGGYMIGNEQDKDQLYAETAQARRDANIVVINVQNSNGSITPVTVQRRGNIYVGPRGEHYFNLPTEDQLRPVYGF, from the coding sequence ATGATTCGATCTGTTTCCAGAATTTCCGCAGTGCTGATCCTTGTTGTCGCAAGTGTTTCCCTGGCCGGTTGCCAAACCAGTGGGGCGTACGGACGCCGGGCTCCGGAAAGTGCTGTGTTTGGCAGTCTGTTTGGCGCCGGTGTTGGGGCTATTGCCGGCCATCAATCCGATAGCACAGCCGAAGGTGCTTTGTTAGGTGCTGCCATCGGCGGAGCGGGCGGCTATATGATTGGGAACGAACAGGACAAAGATCAGCTCTATGCGGAAACAGCCCAGGCGCGGCGCGACGCCAATATCGTGGTTATCAACGTACAAAACAGCAATGGTTCGATTACGCCGGTAACCGTACAGCGCCGGGGTAATATCTACGTTGGGCCCAGAGGGGAACATTATTTCAATCTGCCTACAGAGGATCAACTGCGGCCTGTCTACGGATTTTGA
- a CDS encoding STAS domain-containing protein, whose translation MFKPKLLTCLKDYSFTQFRSDLIAGLIVGVVALPLAIAFAIASGVSPDRGLVTAVVAGFLISALGGSRVQIGGPTGAFVVIVYAIVQRYGIDGLVLATLMGGVILIIMGLVGFGVALKFIPYPVTVGFTSGIAVIIALAQVKDFLGLSMDQVPAEFVDKIVAYSQHITSFNHYAVVLSFTTVIIIFLWQRLSKVVPGSLVALLTVTAVAYFLKLPVETVGSRFGDIPHALSWPVFPAINLDMVQTLLPSAFTIAILAGIESLLSAVVADGMIGGKHRSNTELVAQGIANIASALFGGMPATGAIARTATNVHNGGRTPVAGIVHALTLVLIMYLFAKWVVYIPLACLSGILVLVAYRMSEWKSFVMILRSPRSDVVVLLITFLLTVIMDLTVAIEVGVVLSAFLLIHRLSLTPNIGIISRDFKANEDNGDDLELHQEEIPNGVEVYEIIGAFFFGVASTFIETMNNIEKQPKVRILRMRNVLSVDATALNALRHVVRNAKKHNLAVVLSGIHAQPMMALRQSGLYEEIGEENVLPNIDAALERAREVLKISEQEDK comes from the coding sequence ATGTTTAAACCGAAGCTGTTGACTTGCCTTAAAGATTATTCGTTCACGCAGTTTCGCTCGGATCTCATTGCCGGGTTGATTGTCGGCGTTGTGGCTTTGCCGCTTGCTATTGCTTTTGCGATTGCCTCCGGTGTTTCTCCGGACAGGGGGCTTGTGACTGCTGTTGTGGCAGGATTTCTTATTTCAGCCTTGGGGGGCAGCCGGGTCCAGATCGGCGGCCCGACGGGTGCATTTGTCGTGATTGTGTATGCAATTGTCCAGAGATACGGCATAGACGGGCTTGTCCTGGCCACTTTGATGGGGGGAGTTATTCTGATCATCATGGGCCTAGTCGGCTTTGGTGTTGCGCTCAAGTTCATTCCTTACCCTGTTACGGTCGGATTTACATCGGGAATTGCGGTGATTATCGCGTTGGCCCAGGTGAAGGACTTTCTGGGCCTTTCGATGGATCAAGTGCCCGCTGAATTTGTGGATAAGATTGTTGCTTACTCACAACATATCACTAGCTTCAACCATTACGCGGTTGTCCTGAGTTTCACAACGGTTATCATTATATTTCTATGGCAAAGACTATCCAAAGTAGTGCCGGGATCTCTCGTGGCGTTGCTTACCGTTACGGCCGTGGCCTATTTCCTTAAGCTTCCTGTCGAGACCGTCGGAAGCCGTTTCGGCGACATCCCGCATGCCTTGTCATGGCCGGTTTTTCCGGCTATCAATTTGGATATGGTCCAAACGCTGCTTCCTTCGGCCTTTACCATTGCGATTTTGGCCGGGATTGAATCGCTTTTATCTGCAGTTGTCGCGGATGGAATGATCGGAGGAAAGCACCGGTCTAATACTGAGTTGGTTGCACAAGGTATTGCGAACATCGCATCGGCGCTATTTGGAGGCATGCCTGCCACGGGAGCGATCGCAAGAACGGCTACCAATGTCCACAATGGAGGCCGCACTCCGGTAGCAGGAATTGTCCACGCGTTAACGCTTGTGCTGATCATGTACCTGTTTGCGAAATGGGTCGTCTATATTCCTCTCGCTTGTCTTTCGGGGATTCTTGTGTTGGTTGCCTACCGCATGAGCGAATGGAAGTCGTTTGTAATGATCCTAAGATCGCCCCGGAGTGATGTGGTTGTCCTTCTTATTACGTTTCTTTTAACGGTCATTATGGACTTGACGGTTGCCATTGAAGTCGGGGTTGTGTTGTCTGCTTTCTTGTTGATTCACCGGCTTTCGTTGACTCCGAATATCGGAATTATCTCGAGGGACTTCAAGGCAAACGAGGACAACGGGGATGATCTAGAGTTGCACCAGGAGGAGATTCCGAATGGTGTTGAAGTTTATGAAATCATTGGCGCCTTCTTTTTTGGTGTGGCATCGACATTTATTGAAACAATGAATAATATCGAGAAACAGCCGAAGGTGCGGATTCTCAGAATGCGGAATGTATTGAGTGTCGACGCGACGGCTTTGAATGCGCTGCGGCATGTTGTAAGGAATGCAAAGAAACACAATCTGGCTGTTGTGCTTTCCGGGATTCATGCGCAACCGATGATGGCCTTGAGGCAATCAGGGCTTTACGAGGAAATCGGCGAAGAGAATGTGTTGCCCAATATTGACGCGGCATTGGAACGTGCCCGGGAAGTGCTGAAGATAAGTGAACAGGAGGACAAATAG
- a CDS encoding inorganic diphosphatase, with translation MKKVLLGLALLAFVLTGVCQGEETSLRPIDGHTWAGERSFLTGYSSGNEDGTVNMVVEIPAGTNEKWEVKGAAENPEGYLKRDFADQIPRVVQYLPYPFNYGMVPNTVLSEESGGDGDPLDVVFLGSSCPRGSVVSVAPIGVIKLVDRGETDDKLIAVAPDGIFGGIHSIQELDEGFPGITAIIETFFLNYKGQGKMTSGGFAGPEEAQKLLNSALVDGVLFSD, from the coding sequence ATGAAAAAGGTCCTTTTGGGACTTGCACTACTTGCGTTCGTTTTGACCGGAGTGTGCCAGGGCGAAGAGACATCTCTTCGCCCTATCGACGGGCACACATGGGCGGGGGAGAGAAGCTTTTTGACGGGGTACTCTTCCGGCAATGAGGACGGAACGGTCAATATGGTTGTGGAGATTCCGGCCGGGACCAACGAGAAATGGGAGGTCAAAGGGGCTGCGGAGAACCCTGAAGGCTATCTCAAGCGGGATTTTGCGGACCAGATCCCCCGGGTTGTCCAATATTTGCCTTATCCATTCAATTACGGGATGGTCCCCAATACAGTGCTTTCCGAAGAGTCGGGCGGGGATGGGGATCCGCTGGATGTTGTGTTTCTCGGGAGCTCTTGCCCTCGAGGTTCCGTGGTTAGTGTCGCACCTATTGGTGTGATTAAGCTTGTGGATCGCGGTGAGACAGATGACAAGCTCATTGCCGTGGCGCCGGACGGTATCTTTGGCGGGATTCATTCGATCCAGGAATTGGATGAAGGTTTCCCGGGGATTACTGCCATTATCGAAACATTCTTTCTGAACTACAAGGGGCAGGGGAAAATGACCTCCGGGGGTTTTGCAGGTCCTGAGGAGGCCCAGAAGCTCTTAAATTCCGCACTTGTCGACGGTGTACTATTCTCGGATTGA
- a CDS encoding Hsp20/alpha crystallin family protein translates to MSKDITTTSSDTSLLPQSVEKKDLSTREDSRYVAPPVDIYENSDGLTIVADLPGVAKESVNVRVDNGILTLECPCSYEISENTVHHEFDLATFYRQFQLADEVDQERISADLKYGVLTIQLPKAEKTKPKKIEVKVVS, encoded by the coding sequence ATGAGCAAGGATATTACTACCACGAGTTCAGATACATCTTTGTTGCCTCAAAGTGTAGAAAAGAAAGACTTGTCAACTCGAGAGGATTCGAGATATGTGGCACCCCCGGTGGATATCTACGAAAACTCCGATGGGTTGACTATTGTGGCTGACTTGCCGGGAGTGGCTAAGGAATCAGTCAATGTCAGAGTAGACAATGGGATACTCACCTTGGAATGCCCTTGTTCATATGAGATATCCGAAAACACAGTCCACCATGAATTCGATCTGGCAACGTTCTACCGCCAGTTTCAACTTGCGGATGAAGTGGACCAGGAAAGAATCAGTGCCGATCTCAAATATGGAGTGTTGACCATTCAGTTACCCAAAGCGGAGAAAACCAAGCCGAAGAAAATCGAGGTGAAGGTGGTTTCCTGA
- a CDS encoding MarC family protein, protein MIESFWLCFIPLLVAVDALGVLPMYMKITEGVDKERLKRVLTQSMWTALLVAYGFLFVGEAFLNALSVTAGDFMIAGGLLLLLISISDLLLGEKIQRKVDGDTLGVVPIGVPLIVGPAVLTTILLVSHQYGQAMTALSIAINIALAGLTFFFAPVIDRFVGKSGMKAISKIASLVLAAIGVRMIRRGVEVFLS, encoded by the coding sequence GTGATTGAATCTTTTTGGCTGTGCTTCATTCCCTTGCTGGTGGCCGTGGATGCCCTCGGCGTTCTCCCGATGTACATGAAGATTACCGAGGGTGTGGATAAGGAACGGCTAAAGCGGGTTCTGACCCAATCGATGTGGACGGCTCTTCTGGTCGCGTACGGGTTTCTTTTTGTGGGAGAGGCTTTTCTTAATGCGCTCAGCGTGACGGCAGGGGATTTCATGATTGCAGGTGGTCTTCTTCTTCTGTTGATTTCAATCAGCGATTTGTTGCTCGGCGAAAAGATTCAACGCAAAGTGGATGGAGACACCCTTGGAGTGGTTCCTATTGGAGTTCCGCTGATTGTCGGGCCGGCCGTGCTGACAACGATCCTCCTGGTCAGCCATCAGTATGGACAAGCGATGACCGCACTTTCGATTGCCATCAACATCGCTCTTGCGGGCCTGACTTTCTTCTTTGCGCCGGTGATCGACCGCTTTGTCGGCAAGTCGGGTATGAAGGCAATATCCAAGATTGCCAGTTTGGTGTTGGCCGCTATTGGTGTACGGATGATTCGCCGGGGGGTCGAGGTCTTTCTGTCCTAA
- a CDS encoding MFS transporter, translated as MKRAVLLAATLGSFLTPFMGSSINIALPTIGRELSMDAVLLGWLPTAYLLAAAVFLVPIGKVADIYGRKRVFTVGIWIDAVSSVLCALAGGSAWLIGCRVVQGIGNAMMFGTGVAMLTSVFPSGQRGKALGINVAAVYLGLSLGPFLGGLLTQYLGWRSIFWANALVSAMVRLFVLSAIKQEWAEAKGERLDIVGSVLYGVMLILLMYGLTLLPARAGLYLVGLGIAGLGAFIRWEIQTPHPVLDMKLFLDNRVFAFSNLAALINYSATFGVGLLLSLYLQFVKGLDPAHAGLVLVAQPVVMSVFSPFAGRLSDRVESRIVASVGMGLIAISLSLLSFLNEQSSLAFVIACLLLLGLGFALFSSPNTNAVMGSVESKFYGVASATLGTMRLTGQMLSLGLVMWLLTVYVGKVPITPEVHAALVLGTGMAFRVFAAFCACGVWASWIRGMTGNLPAQL; from the coding sequence ATCAAGAGGGCCGTTCTGCTTGCGGCCACGCTGGGGTCCTTTCTGACCCCCTTTATGGGGTCCTCCATCAATATTGCTCTGCCCACCATCGGGAGAGAACTCTCCATGGACGCCGTGCTGCTGGGTTGGCTTCCCACCGCGTATCTTTTGGCTGCTGCTGTCTTCCTGGTCCCTATCGGTAAAGTTGCGGATATTTACGGGAGAAAACGCGTATTCACCGTTGGGATATGGATCGATGCGGTTTCTTCGGTTTTATGCGCCCTGGCCGGCGGATCCGCCTGGCTGATCGGTTGTCGCGTGGTGCAGGGGATCGGGAACGCCATGATGTTCGGCACCGGAGTGGCAATGCTCACCTCGGTGTTTCCTTCCGGCCAACGAGGTAAGGCCTTGGGGATTAATGTGGCGGCAGTCTATTTAGGGCTGTCTTTGGGCCCCTTTTTAGGAGGATTACTGACCCAGTATTTGGGCTGGCGGAGCATCTTCTGGGCAAATGCGCTGGTGAGCGCAATGGTTCGCCTGTTTGTTCTGAGCGCTATCAAACAGGAGTGGGCCGAGGCTAAGGGAGAGAGACTGGATATTGTGGGTTCGGTCCTTTACGGAGTGATGCTGATTTTGTTGATGTATGGACTGACCCTGTTGCCGGCAAGAGCAGGTCTCTATCTCGTGGGCCTTGGAATAGCCGGCTTGGGAGCTTTTATTAGGTGGGAAATCCAAACACCTCATCCTGTCCTGGACATGAAGCTGTTCTTGGACAACCGTGTCTTCGCGTTCTCGAATCTGGCTGCGCTGATCAACTACAGTGCCACCTTTGGTGTGGGATTGTTGTTGAGTCTGTATCTGCAATTTGTCAAAGGACTGGATCCTGCGCATGCGGGACTGGTGCTGGTGGCGCAGCCGGTGGTGATGAGTGTGTTTTCGCCGTTTGCGGGGAGGCTTTCGGACCGGGTGGAGTCGAGAATCGTGGCTTCGGTCGGAATGGGCCTGATTGCTATCAGTCTGAGTTTGTTGAGTTTCCTGAACGAGCAAAGTTCGCTGGCTTTTGTGATTGCGTGTCTTCTGTTACTTGGCTTGGGTTTTGCTCTCTTTTCATCACCGAATACAAATGCCGTGATGGGTTCTGTGGAGAGCAAGTTCTATGGAGTAGCCTCTGCCACATTGGGCACCATGCGTCTGACCGGCCAAATGCTGAGCTTAGGGCTGGTGATGTGGCTATTGACTGTCTACGTTGGGAAGGTCCCCATTACACCCGAAGTTCACGCGGCCTTAGTCCTGGGCACAGGAATGGCCTTTAGGGTCTTCGCCGCATTTTGCGCCTGCGGGGTTTGGGCCTCCTGGATTCGTGGAATGACAGGAAATCTTCCGGCCCAGTTGTGA
- a CDS encoding response regulator transcription factor, translated as MRILVVEDEKKLASFVERGLKEQHYAVDTAYTGPDALFMAVSNSYDLIILDWMLPGKDGITVCKELREKNISVPILLLTAKGDIDDKVTGLDAGADDYLTKPFSFKELLARVRVLLRRQSGEKQTELRVADLVLNQATRKVHRAGREIELTSTEYALLEYLMIHAGEVVTRTMISEHVWNDDFDTFTNVINVYVSYLRKKMDTGYSKQLIHSVRGVGYMIKGS; from the coding sequence GTGCGTATTCTTGTGGTCGAAGACGAAAAGAAACTTGCTAGTTTTGTGGAGAGAGGGCTCAAGGAACAGCACTATGCGGTTGATACGGCTTACACCGGGCCGGATGCGCTCTTTATGGCCGTATCCAATTCCTATGACCTCATCATTTTGGACTGGATGCTTCCCGGCAAAGACGGTATCACAGTCTGTAAGGAATTGCGGGAAAAGAATATCTCCGTTCCGATCCTTTTGCTCACTGCCAAGGGAGATATTGACGACAAGGTGACAGGACTGGATGCAGGAGCGGATGATTATCTAACAAAACCCTTTTCCTTCAAAGAGTTGCTGGCCCGTGTGCGGGTGCTTTTGCGCAGACAAAGCGGTGAAAAGCAAACCGAGCTCCGGGTCGCGGATTTGGTGCTGAACCAAGCCACTCGAAAGGTGCACCGCGCCGGCCGGGAGATCGAGCTGACCAGTACAGAGTATGCGCTCTTGGAATATCTTATGATCCATGCCGGTGAGGTAGTCACGCGCACCATGATCTCGGAGCATGTTTGGAACGACGACTTTGACACCTTTACCAACGTGATCAACGTTTATGTAAGTTATCTTAGAAAGAAAATGGACACGGGGTATTCAAAACAACTCATCCATTCTGTAAGAGGAGTGGGCTATATGATCAAAGGGTCCTAA
- a CDS encoding Hsp20/alpha crystallin family protein, with protein MEKAGVHEWDPFSEMQSIWEEMAAMQRRMESVLASHQMFPGPGVEGLSFSPRGGFFDPDVEIQETKGAYTVKVDLPGMEKDKIDVQVTDNVLRISGERDRTEESRNEDEGNYFYRSERTFGSFSRQIPLPENVDTLKAKAEYKNGVLLVTLPKLQPSGQEKQATKVPVI; from the coding sequence ATGGAGAAAGCGGGAGTGCACGAGTGGGATCCCTTCTCCGAGATGCAAAGCATTTGGGAAGAGATGGCTGCCATGCAACGCAGAATGGAGTCGGTACTGGCTAGTCATCAAATGTTTCCGGGCCCCGGCGTAGAGGGTCTTAGTTTCTCGCCGCGGGGCGGATTCTTTGATCCGGATGTAGAGATCCAGGAAACAAAGGGAGCATACACCGTCAAGGTGGATCTGCCTGGTATGGAGAAAGACAAGATAGACGTTCAGGTGACGGACAATGTGCTGCGGATCTCGGGCGAGCGTGACCGCACGGAAGAGAGCCGCAACGAGGATGAAGGCAACTACTTCTATCGAAGCGAGCGCACTTTTGGGTCCTTTAGCCGGCAGATTCCTCTTCCGGAAAATGTGGACACGTTGAAAGCAAAGGCCGAGTACAAGAATGGCGTGTTACTCGTTACTCTTCCCAAGCTTCAGCCGTCGGGTCAGGAAAAGCAAGCTACCAAGGTACCGGTTATCTAG
- a CDS encoding Hsp20/alpha crystallin family protein produces MKKELLPVQWSSSLASLRDEVSTTFSRWVSRLRREKEMSLSGTSNADWPGWNGPSVDVEDEGSDIVVTVELPGMDKKDFSVDLDRQKLVIRGEKRNSRKEKGKGYQYTECSYGAFHRAVPLPCEVAEDRVQATYKKGVLKVKLPKMASAAGRQIPVNVGR; encoded by the coding sequence ATGAAGAAAGAACTATTGCCAGTTCAATGGTCGTCCTCTTTGGCCAGCCTGCGGGATGAGGTGTCTACCACTTTTAGCCGGTGGGTGAGCAGGTTGCGCCGAGAAAAGGAGATGTCCTTATCCGGTACTTCGAATGCTGATTGGCCGGGGTGGAACGGACCCTCGGTCGATGTGGAGGATGAGGGCAGTGACATAGTTGTCACGGTGGAGCTGCCGGGGATGGACAAAAAAGATTTCAGCGTGGATCTTGACCGGCAAAAACTTGTAATCCGGGGAGAAAAACGAAATAGCCGGAAGGAAAAAGGGAAGGGATACCAGTATACTGAATGCAGTTACGGAGCTTTCCATAGGGCGGTCCCTCTGCCTTGTGAAGTGGCGGAAGACAGGGTGCAGGCCACATACAAGAAGGGCGTGCTCAAAGTGAAACTTCCCAAAATGGCTTCAGCGGCGGGTCGTCAGATCCCGGTGAATGTGGGAAGATAG
- a CDS encoding tyrosine-protein phosphatase, producing the protein MIVLSGCAYAGYLKDPFVDIPAFSKVTDNLYRGAYPKPEGYTRLKSLGIKTIVNLSDDTRYEPQEKKVAAEYGFNYVHIPLGVYTWPEDENVLKFLQTVLGPQYQPVFVHCSNGRDRTGAMIAVYRTIVEGKGPKEGYKEALDHGFWPYRGEVVLKKYIHQLKDRKILYEYVESHQNSRGSSF; encoded by the coding sequence GTGATTGTACTTTCCGGATGTGCCTATGCCGGATATCTGAAGGACCCGTTTGTGGATATCCCCGCATTTTCAAAGGTTACGGATAATTTGTACCGGGGAGCCTACCCGAAGCCCGAGGGCTATACTCGGTTAAAGTCCCTGGGTATTAAAACAATCGTCAATCTAAGCGACGATACTCGATACGAGCCCCAAGAAAAGAAAGTGGCCGCAGAATACGGGTTCAACTACGTGCATATTCCTTTGGGCGTCTATACTTGGCCTGAGGATGAAAACGTTCTAAAATTTCTGCAGACAGTTTTGGGGCCGCAATACCAGCCCGTGTTTGTGCACTGCAGCAATGGCCGGGACCGAACCGGTGCCATGATTGCCGTGTATCGCACCATTGTGGAAGGAAAGGGCCCCAAAGAGGGCTATAAAGAAGCATTGGATCACGGATTCTGGCCCTATCGGGGCGAGGTGGTTCTTAAGAAATATATTCACCAACTCAAAGACCGGAAAATTCTCTATGAATATGTGGAGTCCCACCAAAACAGCCGGGGTAGTTCTTTTTAG
- a CDS encoding Hsp20/alpha crystallin family protein, whose translation MSSFSWSVIDEMERMKAELDRVLNGLNYSGFRSVLPGSSARRYPLLNVADDREEFVVDALVPGVEPASISITVAGDQLHVGGERLSISEKVKSEAIHRSERPAGKFSRSITLPAEVDPEKVTANCNNGLIRIRLPKSERAKPKAIDVKVG comes from the coding sequence ATGAGTTCATTTTCGTGGAGTGTGATTGATGAGATGGAACGGATGAAAGCGGAGCTGGACAGGGTTCTGAATGGCCTGAATTATTCCGGATTCCGGTCCGTATTGCCGGGGTCATCGGCGAGAAGGTACCCGCTGTTGAACGTTGCTGATGACCGGGAGGAATTTGTTGTCGACGCATTGGTGCCCGGAGTCGAGCCGGCGTCTATTTCGATAACCGTGGCTGGAGACCAGCTTCATGTTGGAGGAGAAAGGCTTTCGATTTCCGAGAAAGTAAAATCCGAAGCGATTCACCGGAGCGAACGGCCTGCGGGCAAGTTTAGTCGTTCCATTACGCTTCCGGCTGAAGTCGATCCGGAGAAAGTAACAGCCAACTGCAATAACGGACTGATTAGGATCAGACTGCCTAAGTCCGAGCGGGCAAAACCCAAAGCAATCGACGTTAAAGTGGGCTAA
- a CDS encoding response regulator, whose protein sequence is MAKILVVDDEKRIRETCAIYFADRGHDVFQASDAVSGFSVVDKEGVDLVLLDLNLGEIQGDTLNDVIASFHPKVLVVVSSVFPVEDQKEFVSDADEYHDKADGWAVLEKKVNRLLNIEDQKAAEQQKGVEK, encoded by the coding sequence ATGGCCAAAATCCTGGTTGTGGACGATGAAAAGCGAATCCGCGAGACCTGCGCGATCTACTTTGCTGACCGGGGGCATGATGTATTTCAGGCGTCGGATGCGGTTTCGGGATTTAGTGTCGTAGACAAGGAAGGCGTTGACTTAGTGCTTTTGGATTTGAATCTGGGTGAGATCCAGGGGGATACGCTCAATGATGTGATAGCCAGCTTTCACCCTAAGGTGTTGGTGGTTGTAAGCAGCGTATTTCCGGTGGAGGACCAGAAGGAATTCGTATCGGACGCCGACGAATATCACGATAAGGCGGACGGATGGGCTGTGTTGGAGAAAAAGGTGAATCGTCTCCTAAATATTGAGGATCAGAAAGCTGCAGAGCAGCAGAAAGGGGTTGAGAAATGA